Proteins from one Brevibacillus humidisoli genomic window:
- a CDS encoding putative polysaccharide biosynthesis protein, whose translation MFAEKSSSHFVKGAAILGIAGLISKLLGAVYRIPYQNITGDIGLYVYMQVYPLYSTLLILATAGFPIAISKIVSERLALGDVLGARKTFRVASMVLAGLGLLFFLLLYAGAPWISRVMGDEQLTLPLRAVAWSLPLVPVVAIMRGYFQGHQNMVPTGVSQVVEQLFRVIVILISAFWMMNVYQDAYLAGTGAVFAAFPGAVMAILVLLFYWQKNTRAQRRVLRQQRKQMAGNESQLSNRAILRSIVVYALPICLGALVLPLIPLVDSLTVANMLQWSGVSEEMSKILKGVFDRGQPLIQFGTFFATSLSLALVPAISEAAAQGQQRVIAVRTELAMRLTFLLGLPASFGLALLAEPVNVMLYGDDSGTQALAIQAFTIVFATLSISSSGILQGLGRVMLPAVHLMIGVIVKLLANLLLVPFLGISGSAIATVLAYAVAMLLNAVAIVRHTGARFPLRTLVGKPFLAVCMMSVVVFAVDYGMLALLTDQIGSERLLHAVVGLTGVAAGAVVYGISLFLTGGLTRSDLRLIPKGERIAALLTRLRLLREEVSHGETH comes from the coding sequence ATGTTCGCTGAAAAAAGCTCCAGCCACTTTGTGAAAGGCGCCGCTATTCTGGGGATCGCCGGTTTGATCTCCAAGCTGCTCGGCGCCGTTTATCGCATACCGTATCAAAACATTACGGGCGATATTGGGCTGTACGTCTATATGCAGGTTTATCCGCTCTACAGCACGCTGTTGATTCTGGCGACGGCTGGGTTTCCGATCGCGATATCGAAAATCGTATCCGAACGTCTGGCGTTGGGTGACGTGTTGGGAGCGCGGAAAACATTTCGAGTGGCCAGCATGGTGCTGGCGGGCTTGGGACTTCTTTTCTTTCTCCTGCTGTACGCGGGAGCACCGTGGATTTCCCGGGTCATGGGGGACGAGCAGTTGACGCTTCCGCTCCGTGCGGTCGCCTGGTCGCTTCCCTTGGTGCCGGTGGTGGCTATTATGCGCGGTTACTTCCAGGGACATCAAAACATGGTACCAACCGGTGTTTCACAGGTTGTGGAACAGCTATTCCGGGTTATCGTCATTCTCATCTCTGCTTTTTGGATGATGAATGTGTATCAAGATGCGTATCTCGCCGGTACCGGAGCGGTGTTTGCGGCTTTTCCGGGTGCGGTGATGGCTATACTGGTGCTGCTTTTTTACTGGCAGAAGAACACAAGGGCCCAACGGAGAGTGCTTCGACAGCAGCGGAAACAGATGGCAGGCAATGAGTCACAGCTCTCCAACCGGGCGATTCTGCGCAGTATCGTGGTGTACGCTCTCCCGATCTGCCTCGGCGCACTGGTATTGCCGCTGATACCTCTGGTCGATTCGCTTACGGTAGCTAACATGCTGCAGTGGAGCGGTGTGTCGGAAGAGATGTCGAAGATTCTCAAGGGAGTATTTGACCGGGGTCAGCCGCTGATTCAGTTTGGAACCTTCTTCGCCACATCGCTCTCGCTGGCTTTGGTGCCGGCGATCAGTGAAGCGGCGGCACAGGGACAGCAGCGGGTGATTGCGGTTCGAACCGAACTGGCGATGAGGCTGACGTTCCTGCTGGGACTGCCGGCCTCTTTTGGCCTCGCGCTGCTGGCTGAACCGGTTAACGTGATGCTGTACGGCGATGACAGCGGGACACAAGCGTTGGCGATACAAGCGTTTACGATCGTGTTTGCCACCTTGTCGATCTCCTCGTCCGGGATTCTGCAGGGGCTGGGCAGGGTGATGCTGCCCGCCGTTCACCTGATGATTGGCGTTATCGTCAAACTGCTGGCCAATCTGCTGCTAGTCCCGTTTTTGGGGATTTCAGGTTCGGCGATCGCTACCGTACTCGCCTACGCCGTGGCGATGCTGCTCAATGCTGTTGCGATTGTTCGCCACACGGGTGCCCGGTTTCCGCTTCGTACGCTGGTCGGCAAACCATTTCTCGCGGTATGCATGATGTCCGTGGTCGTCTTTGCCGTCGATTATGGCATGCTGGCCCTTCTGACCGATCAGATCGGTTCAGAGCGTCTGCTTCATGCGGTGGTTGGCTTGACCGGAGTGGCAGCCGGTGCAGTGGTTTACGGGATTTCGTTATTCTTGACAGGGGGGTTGACTCGCTCCGACCTGCGCTTGATCCCCAAGGGAGAGCGGATTGCGGCACTGCTGACACGGCTGAGGCTCTTGCGGGAAGAAGTATCGCATGGTGAAACACACTGA
- the mazG gene encoding nucleoside triphosphate pyrophosphohydrolase: protein MGSKIRVVGLGAGTLDQLPLGIYKLLKHTPVLYLRTAEHPIVAELQAEGVSYESFDRLYESYDTFAEVYEKIVEQLFQAACSNDLVYAVPGHPLVAEQTVQLLLQRAHEASVEVEIVGGQSFLDPLFSRLGVDPIDGFALLDGTSLQSEQLNPSLHIVIAQVYDQFTASDVKLTLMDVYPDEYPVTVVTAVGIQGAERIERVPLHELDRVGHLGNLSLVYVAPAEDQTIRYRQFGYLKEIIAILRSPEGCPWDREQTHRSIRKNLIEETYEVLEAIDDDDPDAMCEELGDLLLQIMLHSQMAAEDGYFTVDDVIAGLNEKLIRRHPHVFGEQQAEDADQAFAGWQEIKAAEKAAKGIDLAAQSKLAGIPRDLPALMYAYKLQKKASAVGFDWDDLTDVYRKIEEEYRELQQAPAEEQAGELGDLLFAVVNLARFLKIDPEEALALTNRKFMSRFRYIEQKLQEAGRTFEETSLAEMDKWWEEAKTRGT from the coding sequence ATGGGGAGTAAGATCCGTGTAGTTGGACTCGGTGCAGGCACGCTGGATCAACTGCCGCTGGGCATATACAAGTTGCTGAAACACACACCGGTCCTTTATCTGCGGACAGCAGAGCATCCGATTGTGGCCGAGTTGCAGGCAGAGGGGGTATCGTATGAGTCGTTTGATCGTTTATACGAGAGCTACGATACGTTTGCCGAGGTGTACGAGAAGATAGTAGAACAATTGTTCCAGGCAGCCTGCTCGAATGATCTAGTCTATGCCGTGCCTGGGCACCCCTTGGTGGCAGAGCAGACCGTCCAATTGCTGCTGCAGCGTGCGCATGAAGCATCGGTTGAGGTGGAGATTGTCGGTGGACAGAGTTTTCTCGATCCATTGTTCTCCCGTCTTGGTGTTGATCCGATTGACGGATTTGCTCTGCTGGATGGGACCAGTCTGCAGTCGGAGCAGCTAAACCCCTCCCTTCATATCGTGATTGCACAAGTGTATGATCAGTTTACGGCATCTGATGTGAAGCTGACGTTGATGGATGTATATCCGGATGAGTATCCTGTGACAGTGGTGACAGCGGTTGGCATACAGGGAGCAGAGCGGATCGAGAGGGTACCGCTGCACGAACTGGATCGCGTCGGCCATCTCGGCAACCTGAGTCTGGTGTATGTAGCTCCTGCGGAAGATCAGACGATCCGTTACCGTCAGTTTGGCTATCTCAAGGAGATTATCGCGATCCTGAGAAGTCCGGAGGGGTGTCCATGGGATCGGGAACAGACGCATCGCAGCATCCGCAAAAACCTGATCGAAGAGACGTACGAAGTGCTGGAAGCGATCGATGACGACGATCCGGACGCGATGTGCGAAGAGTTGGGCGACCTGCTGCTGCAAATCATGCTTCATTCCCAAATGGCTGCAGAAGATGGATACTTTACGGTAGACGATGTGATCGCCGGCCTCAATGAAAAGTTGATCCGCCGGCACCCGCATGTGTTCGGCGAGCAGCAGGCGGAGGACGCCGACCAGGCATTCGCCGGTTGGCAGGAGATCAAAGCAGCGGAAAAGGCGGCCAAGGGGATTGATCTTGCCGCTCAGTCCAAGTTGGCCGGAATCCCGCGCGATCTACCGGCGCTGATGTACGCATACAAGCTGCAGAAGAAGGCGTCGGCTGTCGGATTTGACTGGGACGACCTGACTGACGTCTACCGCAAGATTGAGGAAGAGTACCGCGAATTGCAGCAAGCCCCCGCTGAGGAGCAGGCGGGAGAACTGGGCGATTTGCTGTTTGCTGTCGTCAACTTGGCCCGCTTTCTCAAAATCGATCCAGAAGAAGCGCTGGCGTTGACAAACCGCAAGTTTATGTCCCGCTTTCGCTACATCGAACAAAAACTGCAGGAGGCTGGTCGTACATTTGAAGAGACCAGTCTGGCAGAGATGGACAAGTGGTGGGAAGAGGCGAAAACAAGAGGTACATAG
- the spoVT gene encoding stage V sporulation protein T produces MKATGIVRRIDDLGRVVIPKEIRRTLRIREGDPLEIFVDRDGEVILKKYSPIGELGDFAKEYADSLYESLNHVVLISDRDTIIAVSGASKKEYMDKPVGSIVEKTLEERRTRLEKNPGQYEICRDMPEQYAAFVVAPIIAGGDPIGAVVLLSKNDAVKMSDLEMKMAETAAGFLGKQMEQ; encoded by the coding sequence ATGAAGGCAACAGGTATTGTTCGTCGAATTGACGACCTCGGACGGGTCGTGATCCCAAAGGAAATCCGCCGAACGCTACGCATTCGCGAAGGGGACCCTCTTGAGATTTTTGTCGATCGTGACGGAGAAGTGATCTTGAAGAAGTACTCTCCCATTGGAGAACTGGGTGATTTCGCCAAAGAATACGCTGATTCACTGTATGAAAGTCTCAATCACGTCGTTTTGATATCAGACCGGGATACGATCATTGCTGTTTCCGGCGCATCGAAAAAAGAGTATATGGACAAGCCGGTTGGCAGCATCGTCGAAAAAACATTGGAAGAGCGGAGAACACGTCTGGAGAAAAACCCAGGTCAATACGAGATCTGCCGCGACATGCCGGAACAATATGCAGCGTTTGTTGTCGCACCGATCATTGCGGGCGGTGACCCAATCGGAGCGGTGGTTCTTCTCAGCAAGAACGATGCGGTCAAAATGTCCGATCTGGAGATGAAGATGGCTGAAACGGCTGCTGGCTTCCTCGGCAAACAGATGGAGCAGTAG
- the ltrA gene encoding group II intron reverse transcriptase/maturase, producing the protein MMKQLLSRENLLTALKRVEKNKGSHGVDGMSVKTLREHIMTNWDSIRQQLEDGTYKPSPVRRVEIPKPNGGVRLLGIPTVTDRFIQQAIAQILTPIFDPMFSEHSYGFRPNRRGHDAVRKAKGFMREGKRWVVDLDLEKFFDKVNHDKLMGLLAKDVEDKTLLKLIRSYLESGIMINGLETINEQGVPQGGPLSPLLSNIMLHELDKELEKRNLHFVRYADDCNIYVSSKKAGLRIMESITKFMEEKLKLKVNKDKSTVDRPWRRKFLGFSFTSQFEPRIRVAKESMKKVKQRIREFTSRSKPLPMEYRIEQLNQYLIGWVGSFSLADTPSVFSSLDEWIRRRLRMCLWKQWKKPQTKVKRLLTLGAPKVKAYEWGNSRKKYWRIACSPILHRTLDNAYWQTEGLKSLKERYSLLRHT; encoded by the coding sequence ATGATGAAGCAACTCCTGTCACGGGAAAACCTTCTGACAGCGCTAAAAAGAGTGGAAAAGAATAAAGGAAGTCACGGTGTGGATGGTATGTCCGTTAAAACCCTACGTGAACATATCATGACCAATTGGGACTCCATCCGCCAGCAGTTAGAGGATGGTACCTACAAACCGTCACCAGTCCGAAGAGTCGAAATCCCGAAACCTAACGGAGGTGTTCGGTTATTAGGTATACCTACTGTGACAGATCGCTTCATTCAACAGGCAATCGCGCAAATTCTTACCCCAATTTTCGATCCGATGTTCTCCGAACATAGCTATGGTTTTCGTCCTAACAGACGAGGACATGATGCGGTTCGCAAGGCAAAAGGATTTATGAGAGAGGGAAAACGGTGGGTTGTTGATTTAGATTTAGAGAAATTCTTTGATAAAGTAAACCACGACAAACTAATGGGGCTTTTAGCCAAGGATGTCGAGGATAAAACCCTTCTCAAGCTTATTAGAAGTTACTTAGAGTCCGGCATCATGATTAACGGCCTTGAAACAATTAATGAACAAGGAGTACCGCAAGGTGGCCCTCTCAGTCCACTTCTATCTAACATCATGTTACATGAGCTAGACAAGGAACTGGAGAAGAGAAATCTTCACTTCGTCCGGTACGCAGACGACTGTAACATATATGTCTCCTCAAAGAAGGCTGGCCTACGGATAATGGAATCCATTACTAAGTTCATGGAAGAGAAGCTGAAACTTAAGGTCAACAAAGACAAAAGTACGGTGGATCGTCCATGGAGACGAAAGTTTCTTGGTTTCAGTTTTACCTCCCAATTCGAACCGAGAATTCGAGTAGCCAAAGAAAGCATGAAGAAGGTAAAACAGAGAATTCGGGAATTTACCTCAAGATCTAAACCATTACCTATGGAGTATCGGATTGAACAGCTAAACCAATACCTTATCGGCTGGGTTGGATCCTTCTCGCTTGCGGATACACCTTCGGTATTCTCCAGTTTAGATGAATGGATAAGAAGAAGACTCCGCATGTGCCTATGGAAACAGTGGAAGAAACCTCAAACAAAAGTAAAAAGGCTTTTAACGTTGGGAGCTCCCAAAGTAAAAGCCTATGAATGGGGTAATTCTCGTAAGAAATACTGGCGGATTGCTTGTAGTCCAATACTTCACAGAACTTTGGATAATGCCTATTGGCAGACCGAAGGTCTGAAAAGTCTTAAGGAGAGGTACTCTCTTTTACGTCATACTTAG
- the yabP gene encoding sporulation protein YabP codes for MVEQTKRPRHEIVMINRRSLAISGVKNVESFDSEEFLLETDAGFLTIRGQNLHMKNLSLETGEVAIEGLVSEMGYLEQGQAGDRSRGFFGKLFK; via the coding sequence ATGGTAGAACAAACCAAACGACCGCGCCATGAAATCGTGATGATCAATCGCCGCAGTCTCGCCATAAGCGGGGTAAAAAACGTGGAGAGCTTCGACAGCGAAGAGTTCCTGTTGGAAACAGACGCCGGGTTTTTGACCATTCGCGGACAAAACTTACATATGAAGAACCTCAGTCTGGAAACCGGCGAAGTGGCGATCGAGGGACTTGTCAGCGAGATGGGATATCTGGAACAGGGGCAGGCCGGAGACCGGTCGCGGGGCTTCTTCGGCAAGTTGTTCAAGTGA
- a CDS encoding RNA-binding S4 domain-containing protein, which yields MRLDKFLKVSRLIKRRTLAKDVCDQGRVEINDRPAKASSTVKPGDKLAIRFGQKVVVVQVEEIKENPRKDEAASLYQVIGEIPVPRDEKEEEDYLRG from the coding sequence ATGAGATTGGACAAGTTTCTCAAGGTATCGCGGTTGATTAAACGACGCACATTGGCGAAAGATGTATGCGACCAAGGCCGGGTGGAGATCAATGACCGTCCGGCAAAGGCATCCAGTACGGTCAAACCAGGCGACAAACTGGCGATCCGATTCGGTCAAAAGGTAGTGGTCGTACAGGTGGAGGAGATTAAGGAGAACCCGCGCAAAGACGAGGCAGCGTCGCTGTACCAAGTGATCGGGGAGATCCCCGTACCGCGTGATGAGAAAGAAGAGGAGGACTACCTGCGAGGGTAG
- the mfd gene encoding transcription-repair coupling factor, with translation MQVIINRLKEDPNYETIVAGLSRGLSEQLISGLAGSSRQVLMCALYQQVQRPLCVVTHNMFQAQKVYEDLSELVAEDQLLLFPANELIGSELAIASPEMLAQRIHVLNRLAQGFTGILVVPIAGLRRLVVPGDVWKEAQITLQVGAELEIASFLEKVIELGYERVDMVERKGEMSVRGGIIDLYPIDSEWPVRIELFDVEIDSIRTFDMNTQRSHESVSSYTIGPAKEMIVSTPVLQEAAVRLEKKLGETLGKLKDSAAKEKLVEHIGEDMERMQQGQRFSHLFSYISVIYPDQQTLLDYLPDQTLLVIDEPSRVLDTAAQLQKEELEWQTERISQGLFMANLSLSVSYEELIMEQRRQIVYLSLFLRQTPRTQPQNIVNMNCRTMQNFHGQMNVLKSEMGRWQKGQHQIVFVAADAERAKRLERILHDYGMEADLLLEVPETIPPGRPTIIIGNLQSGFELPLNKIVVVTEGEVFTPKQRKARKMQQTMSNAERIKNYLELKPGDYVVHINHGIGKYLGIETKEILGIHKDYLHVRYAGGDSLFVPIEQIDHVQKYVGSEEAEPKIYSLGGSEWKRVKNKVQSSVKDIAEDLIKLYAARESSVGYRFSEDTLEQREFEAMFPYQETADQLRAITEVKADMEQNRPMDRLICGDVGYGKTEVAIRAAFKAVMDGKQVAVLVPTTILAQQHYETFRERFADYPIRVEVMSRFRSRKEQNATMKGLKEGTVDVVIGTHRILSKDVQFRDLGLLIVDEEQRFGVSHKEKLKQLKTNVDVLTLTATPIPRTLHMSMLGVRDLSVIETPPENRFPVQTYVLEYSPTLVREAIERELAREGQVFFLYNQVQGIEQMAEHIRTLVPDARVAVAHGQMNESELEAIMLDFLDGQYDVLVSTTIIETGVDIPNVNTLIIYDADKMGLSQLYQLRGRVGRSNRIAYAYFTYQRDKVLTEVAEKRLQAIKEFTELGSGFKIAMRDLAIRGAGNLLGAEQHGFINSVGFDLYTQMLKEAIDELRGEAKQEIHSPVEINLQLDAYIPSTYITDSRQKIEMYKKFVAASTLEEVDDLAEELVDRFGDIPKPVENLLAISRCRVYALQHHIVEISQKDPDVIKLHLHPSQNNNIDGGALFTIAKKWDRRIGLSTGQQIVITVKVKGLSTEEGAKLVEELLSQFHLVRRDWGAHNAVTDQLGISR, from the coding sequence ATGCAAGTCATCATCAATCGCTTGAAAGAGGACCCTAATTACGAAACGATCGTTGCCGGCCTCTCGCGCGGACTGTCAGAGCAATTGATCTCCGGTCTTGCCGGCTCCTCGCGCCAAGTGCTGATGTGTGCACTCTATCAGCAGGTACAACGGCCCCTTTGTGTGGTCACACACAATATGTTTCAAGCACAGAAAGTGTACGAGGATTTGTCGGAACTGGTAGCGGAAGATCAGTTGCTCTTGTTTCCAGCCAATGAACTGATCGGGTCGGAATTGGCCATTGCCAGTCCGGAGATGCTGGCCCAGCGGATTCATGTGCTGAACCGTTTGGCCCAAGGATTTACGGGTATACTGGTTGTGCCGATCGCCGGGCTTCGCCGCTTGGTGGTACCAGGGGATGTGTGGAAAGAGGCGCAGATCACCCTGCAAGTAGGAGCGGAATTGGAGATTGCCAGTTTCCTAGAGAAGGTCATAGAGTTGGGCTATGAGCGCGTGGATATGGTAGAGCGCAAAGGCGAGATGAGTGTCCGTGGCGGCATCATCGACTTATATCCAATCGATTCAGAATGGCCTGTGCGGATTGAGCTGTTTGACGTGGAAATCGACTCCATCCGTACGTTTGACATGAATACACAGCGTTCCCATGAATCGGTTTCGTCCTACACGATCGGTCCGGCCAAGGAGATGATCGTCTCTACTCCTGTCCTGCAGGAGGCGGCGGTACGTCTCGAAAAGAAGCTGGGCGAAACATTGGGCAAGTTGAAAGACAGCGCAGCCAAGGAAAAGCTGGTCGAGCATATTGGCGAAGATATGGAGCGGATGCAGCAGGGACAGCGTTTTTCGCATCTGTTTTCCTACATTTCTGTCATCTATCCAGATCAGCAAACGCTGCTTGATTACCTGCCCGATCAAACGCTCCTGGTGATTGATGAGCCGTCACGAGTGCTGGATACGGCTGCCCAACTACAAAAGGAAGAATTGGAGTGGCAGACCGAGCGGATCTCGCAAGGGCTGTTCATGGCCAATCTATCCCTATCGGTGTCGTATGAGGAACTGATCATGGAGCAGCGTCGGCAGATTGTCTACTTGTCGCTGTTCCTGCGGCAGACGCCGCGCACCCAACCGCAAAATATCGTCAACATGAACTGCAGAACGATGCAGAACTTCCATGGCCAGATGAATGTGCTGAAAAGCGAGATGGGACGCTGGCAGAAGGGGCAGCACCAGATTGTGTTTGTAGCCGCTGATGCGGAACGGGCAAAGCGCCTGGAACGCATCCTGCACGACTATGGGATGGAAGCGGATCTGCTCCTGGAGGTGCCGGAGACGATTCCTCCGGGTCGACCCACGATTATCATCGGCAACCTACAGAGCGGGTTTGAACTGCCGCTCAACAAGATCGTGGTCGTAACCGAGGGTGAAGTGTTTACACCGAAGCAGCGCAAGGCCCGGAAAATGCAGCAGACGATGAGCAATGCGGAGCGGATCAAGAACTACCTGGAATTGAAGCCGGGTGACTACGTGGTGCATATCAACCATGGGATCGGCAAATACCTCGGGATTGAGACCAAGGAGATTCTCGGCATACACAAAGATTATCTCCACGTCCGTTACGCGGGTGGGGACAGTCTGTTTGTCCCGATCGAGCAGATCGATCACGTGCAAAAGTACGTCGGCAGCGAAGAAGCGGAACCGAAGATTTACAGTCTTGGTGGGAGTGAGTGGAAGCGAGTCAAAAACAAAGTGCAGTCATCCGTCAAGGATATTGCCGAGGATTTGATCAAGCTGTACGCCGCGAGGGAGTCTAGCGTCGGGTATCGATTTAGTGAGGATACGCTGGAACAGCGCGAATTCGAGGCGATGTTTCCATACCAGGAAACCGCCGATCAGCTGCGGGCAATCACTGAGGTCAAGGCCGACATGGAACAAAACCGGCCGATGGACCGTCTCATATGTGGGGATGTTGGTTACGGCAAAACGGAAGTAGCGATCCGCGCCGCGTTCAAGGCGGTGATGGATGGCAAGCAGGTAGCGGTGCTGGTACCGACAACCATCCTCGCCCAGCAGCACTACGAGACATTTCGCGAGCGGTTTGCCGATTACCCGATTCGCGTAGAAGTGATGAGTCGGTTCCGCTCCCGCAAAGAGCAGAACGCCACGATGAAAGGGTTAAAAGAAGGAACCGTCGATGTGGTGATCGGCACTCACCGAATATTGTCAAAAGATGTTCAGTTTCGCGACTTGGGGTTGCTGATCGTCGACGAAGAGCAGCGCTTCGGCGTCAGTCATAAGGAAAAACTGAAGCAGTTGAAGACCAATGTAGACGTACTGACGCTAACCGCGACGCCAATCCCGCGTACCTTGCATATGTCGATGCTGGGTGTTCGCGACTTGTCCGTCATCGAGACCCCTCCGGAAAACCGCTTTCCGGTGCAAACCTACGTGTTGGAGTACAGTCCGACACTGGTGAGGGAAGCCATTGAGCGGGAGTTGGCGCGAGAAGGACAGGTGTTTTTCCTGTACAACCAGGTACAGGGGATTGAGCAGATGGCTGAGCATATTCGTACCCTTGTTCCTGATGCCCGGGTGGCTGTGGCACATGGACAGATGAACGAAAGCGAACTGGAAGCCATCATGCTTGACTTCCTGGACGGTCAGTATGACGTGCTGGTGAGTACGACGATCATTGAAACCGGTGTGGACATTCCCAACGTTAACACCCTGATCATCTACGACGCGGACAAAATGGGACTGTCTCAACTGTATCAATTGCGCGGGCGCGTCGGCCGTTCCAATCGGATCGCCTATGCCTACTTCACCTATCAAAGGGACAAGGTGCTGACCGAGGTGGCTGAGAAGCGGCTGCAGGCGATCAAGGAGTTCACGGAACTGGGATCAGGCTTTAAAATCGCGATGCGCGATCTTGCCATCCGTGGTGCCGGCAATCTGCTGGGCGCTGAGCAGCACGGGTTCATCAACTCCGTTGGGTTTGACCTGTATACGCAGATGCTGAAAGAGGCGATTGATGAGTTAAGAGGGGAAGCAAAGCAGGAGATCCATTCGCCGGTAGAGATCAATCTGCAGCTTGACGCGTATATCCCGTCCACCTACATCACGGACAGTCGACAGAAAATCGAGATGTACAAGAAGTTTGTCGCCGCTTCCACGTTGGAAGAAGTGGACGATCTGGCCGAAGAGCTGGTGGACCGCTTCGGCGACATCCCGAAACCAGTGGAGAATTTGCTGGCGATTTCACGCTGTCGCGTCTATGCGCTTCAGCATCACATCGTGGAGATCAGCCAAAAGGATCCCGATGTGATCAAGCTTCATCTGCATCCAAGCCAGAACAACAATATTGACGGTGGAGCACTGTTTACGATAGCTAAAAAATGGGATCGCAGGATCGGGCTTTCGACTGGACAACAGATTGTGATTACTGTTAAAGTGAAAGGGTTGAGCACTGAAGAGGGCGCCAAGCTGGTGGAGGAACTGCTCAGCCAGTTCCACCTGGTGCGTCGTGATTGGGGTGCCCATAACGCAGTGACTGACCAACTCGGCATCAGCCGATAG
- a CDS encoding peptidylprolyl isomerase has protein sequence MQKTDRRKARFFPMMTAILLAFAVLAAGCGKEEAEQPAKPNEQAEQNDQLAQFPGVTLPYEQVGPDTVVAEYEGGKLTAKQFEDFLRTLNFLQPGQGQAIKNADQQMLETYIREYTGTILLANRADEKVAGEAKKQAEQTFDRFKQEYMGLLNNEEANFDKLMDKQGVTKDVVIEQMTLINSSISYLRSGISEEELKQRYDKADKSAFTTASVRHILISNESRSDEEAKKLADDLAKRLKAGEDFAALAKEYSDDPGSKETGGLYENANVNDWVPEFKEAALTLPIGEISDPVKTSYGYHVMKVEKRAVTPFEEAKDALRETALQEKYNQFIKDEVDKLVTKWNYLKVTQKS, from the coding sequence ATGCAAAAGACCGATAGACGCAAAGCGCGCTTTTTTCCTATGATGACAGCGATCTTGTTGGCGTTTGCCGTACTCGCAGCCGGCTGCGGCAAAGAAGAAGCAGAGCAGCCCGCCAAGCCGAACGAACAGGCCGAGCAAAATGATCAGCTAGCCCAGTTTCCGGGGGTGACGCTGCCGTATGAACAGGTCGGCCCGGACACTGTGGTAGCCGAGTATGAGGGTGGCAAGCTAACTGCAAAACAGTTTGAAGACTTTTTGCGTACATTGAACTTCCTCCAGCCGGGACAGGGACAGGCTATCAAAAATGCAGATCAGCAAATGCTGGAGACCTACATTCGCGAATACACCGGTACGATTTTGCTGGCCAACCGGGCAGACGAGAAAGTGGCTGGTGAAGCGAAGAAACAGGCGGAACAAACGTTCGACCGCTTCAAACAAGAGTACATGGGACTTCTGAACAATGAAGAAGCAAATTTTGACAAGCTGATGGACAAGCAGGGAGTCACCAAAGACGTGGTGATTGAGCAAATGACATTGATCAATTCCTCGATCAGCTATCTGCGCAGCGGGATCAGTGAGGAGGAGCTCAAACAGCGCTACGACAAGGCTGACAAATCTGCCTTTACCACAGCCTCCGTCCGGCATATCCTGATCTCCAACGAAAGCCGTTCGGATGAGGAAGCAAAGAAACTGGCTGACGATTTGGCGAAGCGCCTGAAAGCAGGAGAAGATTTTGCCGCACTGGCCAAAGAGTACTCCGATGACCCTGGCAGCAAAGAGACGGGCGGGCTGTATGAAAATGCCAACGTAAATGACTGGGTGCCGGAGTTCAAGGAGGCTGCCTTAACCTTGCCAATCGGCGAGATCAGTGATCCGGTCAAGACCAGTTACGGCTACCACGTGATGAAGGTGGAAAAACGCGCCGTCACACCGTTTGAAGAAGCCAAAGACGCACTGCGTGAAACAGCGCTGCAGGAGAAATACAATCAATTCATCAAGGACGAAGTAGACAAACTGGTCACCAAATGGAATTACCTAAAAGTAACCCAAAAAAGTTAA
- a CDS encoding DinB family protein, giving the protein MIKLFQYNWMVRDEWFELCKQVPIEELLRNRIGGAGSILYTLFHISDVEYSWIRGIQGKPDIQVQYENYKSLEQVKELSDSWLLETKAFLNTWSNDFENDIVIVPWAEGRYTKGELLRHVIAHEIHHIGQLSIWAREIGLQPISANVIGRGL; this is encoded by the coding sequence TTGATCAAGTTGTTTCAGTATAACTGGATGGTAAGAGATGAATGGTTTGAACTGTGCAAGCAAGTCCCAATAGAAGAATTGTTGCGCAATCGAATTGGTGGGGCAGGGAGTATTCTTTATACACTTTTCCATATTTCAGACGTGGAATATAGTTGGATTCGTGGAATACAAGGCAAACCAGATATCCAAGTCCAATATGAGAACTATAAGTCGCTGGAACAAGTAAAGGAACTGTCCGATTCCTGGCTCCTAGAAACAAAGGCGTTCCTTAATACTTGGTCAAATGATTTCGAAAACGATATTGTGATTGTTCCATGGGCTGAAGGACGTTATACCAAAGGAGAACTATTACGCCATGTCATTGCACATGAGATTCACCATATAGGTCAGCTATCCATATGGGCAAGAGAGATTGGGCTTCAACCAATATCAGCCAATGTTATAGGTAGAGGATTGTAA